Part of the Allofrancisella guangzhouensis genome is shown below.
TAGTTTCAAATGACACATCTTTTGTGTATACCTTTTGAATTAAAAAAGAAGGTTGACTTTTATCATTTTGCATATTTTTCACCTAAAGTAGTATAAATGTAGATTTAAGAAATTATAGCAAATTAGAATTATTTGTATAACTAATTACTATTAATTTAGTTAACTTTTATGAAAATTCTTTCGTCCTTAACGTTATTATTGAGAATAAAGAACATAATTTATCATTTTGTAGTAATCAAATTGATCGTTGAATACCTGAAAGGGTTATAGAGAATTTTTTAACTCAAATAAAAAATTTAAAGCTTCTAGTGGGGTGACATTAATAATGTCAAAATTAGCCAATCTTGCTCGTAACAAATTCTCTTGAGGTAAAATCAAATCTAGAGCAGTTTGTTGAGGCTGTTGAGAATCAACTAAAGAGGCTTTATTTTCTAGTTTTTGAAGATTCTTAGCTGCTGATTCTAAAACATCTATCGGAATACCAGCTAGTTTTGCAACTTGGATCCCATAAGACTTCTTAGCAGCACCTTCTACAGCCTTATGCATAAAATAAATATTGTCTTTGTACTCTTTAGCTTCAAAATGAATATTTTTAACGTTAGTGTATTTGTTAATTAATTCTGTAAGCTCAAAATAATGTGTAGCAAATAGTGTAAAGGCTCCTATCTTGGCAAATTTTTCAGCACAAGCTTCAGCCAATGACAAGCCATCAAATGTACTAGTACCTCTACCTATCTCATCCATAATTACTAAAGATTTATCAGTAGCATTGTTAAGAATATAGGCGGTTTCTGTCATTTCAACCATAAAAGTTGATCTACCACTTGATATATCATCAGAGGCACCAATTCTAGTATAAATGGTATCTATATCACATATATTTGCAAAACTTGCCGGTACAAATGAACCAATATGTGCTAGAAAAATCAACTGAGCCACTTGACGCATGTAGGTTGATTTACCACCCATATTTGGACCTGTTATAATTTCTAAAGTATGAGTGTCTTTGCTTAGAAAAGTATCATTAGGTATAAACGGCTCATCTATATTTTGCTCTATAGCGAGGTGACGAACATCCTTAAGCTTAAGTTTTCCAGAACTATTGAAGTTTGGTTGAACTAGATTAAGCTTGACTGCACGCTCTGCAAAGTTAGTTAGGACATCTATTTCAGCAATGCTTTCTGCTGATTTTTGGATTTGAATGTAATACTTAAGCACTTGTTGTAATAAATTTTCATAAATTAGCTTTTCTCTGGCTAAAGCTTTTTCTTTAGACGATAAGATTTTGTTTTCAAAGTCTTTAAGTTCATCAGTTATATAGCGTTCACTTGTTTTAAGAGTTTGGCGTCTTACGTATTCAATAGGGACTTTATCAGCATATTGTTTGGAAAGCTCGATATAGTAGCCATGAACACGGTTATAACCAACTTTGAGATTGCTAATACCAGTTTTTTGTTTTTGGAGTTGTTCAAATTTTAGTAAAAAATCATAAGAATTATCTTTAATACCTTTTAACTCATCAAGCTCAAGATCAAAACCTTCTTTAATTACTCCACCATCACGAATAGTTGCTGGAGGGTTTTCTATGATAGCTTTTTTA
Proteins encoded:
- the mutS gene encoding DNA mismatch repair protein MutS, whose protein sequence is MLGMSNHTPMIQQYLKIKSQYPNILLFYRMGDFYELFFDDAKEAASLLEITLTARGKSSGEPIPMAGVPYHAAEGYIAKIIKKGLSVAICEQIGDPATSKGPVERQVTRIITPATVSEEAFLDTNQDNLLLSIFVKNGKFYVAYTNYTQGKVYLLKTLNNLLELKNEVLRLSPKEIITNCNNLSIDNPFKISTKLLQEWYYSSYEAKKQINNTLDISLATTVLQNNKTEQLIAIGSILAYLTDILKQPPKHITDISSEEDNQILKIDVNSRNNLEIDNNSKSSLINIIDNCKTSLGSRLIKRYFKNPIKNLDKIAICHNVINALKDKQSFSKIQETLRYVSDIERIISRVALNTVKPKDLVSLQNTLEEIPKLKKLLEEISSQDIDNLNQNIYQLDDLAELLKKAIIENPPATIRDGGVIKEGFDLELDELKGIKDNSYDFLLKFEQLQKQKTGISNLKVGYNRVHGYYIELSKQYADKVPIEYVRRQTLKTSERYITDELKDFENKILSSKEKALAREKLIYENLLQQVLKYYIQIQKSAESIAEIDVLTNFAERAVKLNLVQPNFNSSGKLKLKDVRHLAIEQNIDEPFIPNDTFLSKDTHTLEIITGPNMGGKSTYMRQVAQLIFLAHIGSFVPASFANICDIDTIYTRIGASDDISSGRSTFMVEMTETAYILNNATDKSLVIMDEIGRGTSTFDGLSLAEACAEKFAKIGAFTLFATHYFELTELINKYTNVKNIHFEAKEYKDNIYFMHKAVEGAAKKSYGIQVAKLAGIPIDVLESAAKNLQKLENKASLVDSQQPQQTALDLILPQENLLRARLANFDIINVTPLEALNFLFELKNSL